The Prochlorococcus marinus str. MIT 9301 genome segment ATTATTTGAAAATACTAGTAAGATTTATGAATTTACTGAAGATTACCTTGATATATTTTTAGCTTTAACTTCATCAGGTCCTGCAATTATTGCTTTAATTATAGAAGCATTAAGTGATGGAGGATTAAGCGGGGGATTACCAAAAATAATTTCAGAGGAACTTGTTATGGAAATGATACTAGGGACTATTTGTCTAATAAAGGAAAAAAAACTTACTACTTCTGAGCTTAAAAATTTAGTAACCTCTCCGGGTGGAACAACTATTTCTGCTTTAAGGGTTTTAGAAAAAAAGAGTGTAAGGTCAGCATTAATTGAATCAATAGTTTCAGCTAGTAATAGAAGTAAAGAGTTTCGTTAGGTTTTATAATTATCTTTTAAGTTTGTATAAACTTTTTCAAGTGAATTTATATTTTTAGTAATTGTATATCTCTCAAGTACTCGTTCTCTAGCTTTTTCACCAAGATCTTTTGTAAATGACGGATGTTCCACAAGAATTGGGATTATAGTTTTCAATTGTGCAGCCACATTATCAGTTGAAATTACTATTCCTGCTCCTTTATCTAAAACTTCGCCATCAGCTCCGGCATCGGTAGCTACACAAGCTGTACCAGCAGACATTGCCTCTAAAAGTGATAATGATAAACCTTCTACTAAGCTTGGTAAGAAAAACACCTCTGCTATTTGCATTATTGCTATCCTAGTTTCTAAATCTAATTCGGCACCCCACCAAATTAATTTCTCATTACCCAGGTTAGAAAAACTATTTTGAAGTGTTGGCTTCATTGGTCCATCACCAACAATAACTAATTTGCAATTATGAGTTTTTGTTTGGCGCCAAGATCTTAAAAGTGCCTCAATATTTTTCTCATTTGCAATCCTTCCCATATATAAAAAGATTCTTTCGTTTCCAAGTTTGTTTTTTACTTGAGCATATTTTTTACTTTTTTCGTAAAAAGGTTTCCAAATATTTTCATCAACGCCGTTTGGAATAATTATTTGTTTTTCTTTAGGTACTCCTAATTTCTCAAGAACATTTTTTTGAGGTTCAGAAAAAATAATTATTTTATCGAACTTTGCTAAAGAGGGAGCATAAAGTTGATATGTTAATTGTTGAGTGCTCGCAGTTAGATTTCTATTTTTTGCATCAAATGGTGGATGAAATGTTCCTATAAGAGGAACATTAATTTCATTACAAAGCTCTGGAAGTCTAAAGTCTAAAGGAGATAAAGTTAGGCTTGCATGTACTATGTCAGGTTTTAATCTTTCCAATGATAGCCTTAGCTCTTTTTCTGCCCTTGGCGAGGGTATTGTATAAACTTGAGATTTAATTAAATACGGGAGACTTACATCAGGATCATTTGCAAGAAATAATGGGTTTGATGAATTTGAACTAGAGGGATTGTCGAAATGAATAAAACTAATTTTATGCCCTCTGGCCTTTAATTCCTTAGTAGTTGAATTACCGTAAGTTACATTTCCACAAAAAGGGGATTTTTTCCCTAACCAGGCAATATGAACCACACTAATTGAATTAACTATTTATTAAGTTAACAGGCAAAGGCGCCATGATCATATTTTTTAAATTTTTAATGCTTCATGAAAATGCTAACTATATATTTCTCTCAACATTTTTAGTGAAGATAGCTCCTTCTCTAATTGAGTAGAGATCCATGTCTCAATAATAAATAATATTTTAAGCCAGACTTTTTTGGGACCCAACAACTCTCCATTAGATTTTATTGGTAATTCTGGGAACAGAAGTCTCTGTAATAGAGCAACTTCAGATGCATTTATTTTAAGATTACTTTGGGGATCTTCTATGAATGAAAACCCTTCACTTGGTAAAAAATAACAACTCCATTCCCAATTTCCTATAGGTGGAATAATAGGTTCTCCAGTTTTACAACAATGATGAATTGGTAAATTAATACCCCCGATGGCTAATAGATGGATTAAAGATTGAATACTCATTGAGAGCATTTTAATATCTTCTTCTTGAGACTCTTTAAATAAATAAATCCTATCAAGATGTGCAAGAACACAAGATAAATAGTCTTGTTGCTTGTCATTATTACCTACTAATAGAAATGTTAATTCAGTTATTGCTTGTGCGGCTGCAAGACATTCAATATTTTTCCCTAGACCAGAATAGCTTTTTAATATTTTAATTTGACGTACAGATTTAAGATTTCTTTTCCCAAAAATCTGCAGACCTAAATATGTTAAAGGAGTAGCTGCGGCTAGACTACTTTTAGGACGCCTAGCACCAGGTACAGCTAATCTAACAATCCCTTGCTCATCAGTAAGGATAGTTATTAATCTATCATTCTCGCCTAATGGAGAAGCTTTAATACAGAGACCTTTTAGTCTGCACTCACCAGAACCAGACATTTAAATAATTTTTACTTCTTCAAAAATTTCAGAAAAATTGGAAGTTCCCACGCAACTAATTCCATTATCAAACAAATCAATTACTTGCGTCAGTTTTTTTATGCCACCTACAACTTTGATTTGATTTTGAGAGCCTGTTATTTTTAGTATTTCGCGGACATCATTGGATGTAAGAGGAGATCCAAACCCGTCCCCGAATTGAAAATTTTTTATTCCTAATTCCAAACATATTTCTATCGCATTAATAAAAACTTCTTCTTGTAGTTTTGATTTATTTATGATTATTGAAACTGGTAATCCGGATAATTTAACTTGCTCAATTTCAGCAGCGAAAGTTTCTAAATTTTTTTTGGATAAATTGATAAAGTTTGGGATATATTCAATCCCTTTTGCACCCTTATCTTTTGCAAAACAAACTAATTCTTCAATAAATGAAACTGGTAAATCTGCTAAAGGGTAAGAAATAAGTGCGTTTATATCCGCACTGTAATTGTCCAAACAGTTTTTAAGATCAGTTAAATAATTTAGTGAAGTAGAAATATTTTTGATATTGTATTTTCTTATTAAATCGCAATTCACAGAGAAATCTTCCCATGATAAATAAGGGTTAATAATAATCGCATGAATTTTCTTGTTTAATTCATATTCAATATTGGGCATTTAAAACTTATTTAGATTGAATCAGTCCATAACCTCCATGATTCCTTTTATATATAACTTGAAGTTCATTATTTTTCTTGTTTCGAAAAACATAAAAATCATGATCAATTAGATCTAATTGTTTTCTTGCTTCGTCTGATGAAATTGGGGTCATTTCAAAGTATTTATTTTTTATAGATGGTTCAGGCAGACTTGCTTCAGTTCCTTCTTTAAAAAAAGCTTTATCTAAAAAATTTGATTCCATACTTTCAATTGGTAAAGAATCTTTATTTTTAAATTGTTTATTATGAATTGTTTTATTGTTTCTTTCTTTGTATTTGCGTAATTTTCTACAAAGTTTATTTGAAACTAAATCAATGCTTGAGTATAGATTTTCAGTTTTTTCTTCAGCTCTAATTACGGTACCATTTGCAAAAATAGTAACTTCCGCAGTTTGGAACGAGACTCTTGGATTCTTTTCAATTGAAAGGTGTATGTCAGCTTCTTTAACGATATCCTTATAGTGATGTGTTGCTTTTTCTATCTTTGCCTCAGTATATTCTTTTAATGCTCCAGTGAGCTCAAGATTCTTTCCATGGATTAAAATTTTCATAACAAATCTAAAAATATTTACTTACTTTCTAAATCTACTTAAATATGGATAATAGAACAGCAATAATTAAACAACCTGATAATATTTCTTCTTTTCATGATGTTTATAAATTACAAAAAGAATATCAGGAGGCATTGATTTTAGATAATTCTAACCCTGATTTTATTTGGATAGGGGAGCATCAACTTTGTTATACATTGGGGAGAGGATCTAATTACGATAATTTACTATTTTCTCTAAATGATGCTAAATATGATGTTTTTAAGATTGATAGAGGCGGTGAGGTAACTTGTCATATGCCAGGACAATTAGTAACGTATTTGGTTTTAGATTTGAAAAATTTTAATAAAGATTTAAATTGGTACTTAAGAAAAATTGAAGAAATTATTATAAAAATCCTTGGAGCTTTTAATATAGATTGTCACTCTAGAAAAGGGTTTACTGGTGTTTGGATAGGAAATAAGAAAATCGCATCAATTGGAATTGGGTGTAAAAAATGGATTACGATAAATGGATTTTCAATCAATATTGACTGCGAATTAGAAAACTTTAATAAGATTGTTCCTTGCGGAATAGAAAATTGTCTTATGGCAAATATGATTGATTACAACAAAAATTTAAATATTCAAGAAGTCAAGAGAATTGTTAAAAAAACCATCGAGGAAGAATTTAATTTTGATTTTATATCAAAATAGAAATTAAAATTTCAAAATCAATTTAATATGGGTGATTTAGCGTATTGGCCTGCAGCCAAACCACTTTCCAAAAAAAATACATTTGCCAAAAATAGAGATTTTATTAAGAACCTTGATCATATAGATCAAATTTGGGAAAAATTAAAATTTAAATGTGCTGATACTTTAGCTGTTTGCGATTTAAGAGGGAAATACAAAGAAAAATTTTCTTATTCTGAGCTGGCTGATTTAATAACAAAAGTCTCTTTTTCTTTCGAAAATTATGGTTTAAAAAAGGGGGATGTAGTTACTGTAATATCTGAAAATTCTCCAAGATGGCTAGCAGTAGATCAAGGCTTAATGCGTTTAGGAGCTATAAATGCAGTGCGAGGTATTAATTCTCCTTCAGTAGAATTAGACTATATTATTGGGCACTCTAATTCAGTCGGACTAATAGTTCAATCTAAGGAAATTTGGCTAAAGTTAAACAACAAAGAAGAATTAAAAAAAAGACTGAAATTTATAATCAATTTAGAAGATGAACAATTTGAAAGTTTAATAAGTTGGAGTACATTCATAAGTTCAGTAGAAAAAGAAAATTCACAAAATAATAATCTTGAAAAATTTAATCCAGAAATTGATGACGTCGCTACCATTCTTTACACTTCTGGGACGACTGGAAAACCTAAAGGTGTGCCTTTAACTCATGCAAATTTTTTACATCAAATAATCAATTTAGCCTATATCGCTGATCCAGAACCAGGGACCTCTGTATTAAGCGTTTTGCCTATCTGGCATTCTTATGAGAGAAGTGCTGAATACTTCTTTTTTTCATGCGGTTGTACTCAATACTATACAATTCCAAAATTTCTTAAAGATGATATTACACAAATAAAACCCGTTGTCATGGCTACTGTACCGAGACTATGGGAAGCAATACATGATGGTTTTTTTCAGGCTTTGAAAAAAATGCCTTCCAAAAAGCAAAAACTTATTAAGTTTTTGATAAGTAATAGTTCGGTTTTTAAAAGAAGTCTTAGAAAGATAAGAAATATAGATATAAATCAAATAACTTTTAAATCAAAAATCCCCTTACTGGGTTCTGTTATTAGCCGATACCCTTTACATAAATTGTCTACTATTTTTTTATGGCCGAATATTCTTAGACAACTATGCGGAGAAAAACTGAAATTTCCTATTAATGGTGGAGGTGCATTGCCAGAACATGTAGATCTTTTTTTTGAATCTTTAGGTGTAGATGTTTTGGTGGGATATGGACTCACAGAAACTAGTCCAGTTTTAACTTGCAGGAGAAGAGAATTAAATGTTAGAGGATCATCTGGGCAGCCTCTTTCATTTACTGAAATCAAAATAGTGAATGATGATAAAAAAAAGATTCTGAAGTTCAGAGAAGTCGGGAAAATTCTTGTTAGGGGGCCGCAAGTAATGAGAGGTTATCTTAATAATGAAATAGCTACAAATGATGTTTTATCCAAGGATGGTTGGTTTGATACTGGTGATTTAGGTTTTCTAATACCAAATGGTTCTCTCTTTATAACCGGAAGAGCCAAGGATACAATAGTGCTATCAAGTGGTGAAAATATAGAACCGAATCCCCTAGAGACTGAAATTCTTAGTTCAGAATTTATTAATCAGATTCAATTAGTAGGACAAGATAAGAAATGTTTAACAGCTCTCGTAGTTCCTAATGTTGAATTGGTTAAAAGCAAGTTTTTGGAAGAAGACCTTTCAAAATTAAACCTGAATAAGAAAATTGGTACATTTTTCAAATCACAAATTAATAATTTGCTTAAAAGTCGTTTAGGAGCAAGATCAGAAGAACAAATATTAGATTGTTATTTTGTTGATGCCTTTACTCTAGAAAATGGGTTATTAACACAAACTCTTAAACAAAAAAGAAAAGAAATAGAAAAAAAGTATTCATTACAAATAGAAAATATGTATGAAAACAAATTTAGTAAGAAAATTTGATTTGTTCTATCTATATTGAAAAGGTAATTTAATTTTTTATGGAAACAAAAAACTCAATATCTATAAAGCGCTCAATAGCTATTAAAGCTGTAGTTACACCAACTTGGAAGGAAGATGCTGAAAAAGAATTAAGTAAAGCAATTTCAAACATTGATCAGCAATTATCGCAACTGGAGCAAGAGGGGCAGCAAATAGTAAATAATATTAGAACCCAATCGGTTAATCCCCTAGATCCAAGAGTTCAAGAACAGGTTAGTCAGGTGCAACAACAAGTCGCAGCAAAACGAAATGAAATTGAAGAACAAAAAAGAAATCTTCTTCAACAACAGAGTCAAGTTCGCGAATTAAAAATGGACGAAATTGTTGATCAAGGGCAAGTGGATAGTTTCTGTGATGTCACTGTGGGAGACAATCTTATTGAAAAAATGCAAGTATCGATTACGGTTAAGGATGGAGTTATTCAATCTATAGATAATAATTAAAGAGAAGATTTAGTATTTTTGATAAATATAAGTAAATCTTAATTTCGAAAAGTTTTAAATTCTAATCGACCTAAATTATTACTTTCTTAAGTTTTAAGAGTTCCCACTGTGAACATGATTTCGTATAATTAAAACAAGAGTTTAAAGGGTTCTTAACCATAAAAACTTTAGGAAGTTTGGTAGAAATCCCTTGAAACTTATGCAATAACAATTTTCTTATGTCTCACGAAATATTCATGCCTGCCTTGAGTTCTACTATGACGGAGGGCAAGATTGTGGAATGGTTGAAAAATCCAGGAGATAAAGTTGAAAGAGGTGAATCTGTCTTGGTTGTTGAATCTGACAAGGCAGATATGGATGTTGAATCTTTTCAAGATGGATATCTTGCGGCTGTTTTAATGCCTGCTGGCAGCACTGCACCAGTGGGAGAGACTATTGGCCTTATCGTAGAAAATGAGGATGAGATAGCTTCTGTTCAAGAACAAAATAAAGGAAATCAACCCGAAGTTTCTAGTTCGGATCAACTTGAATTGGTAAGCAATAAAACTGAAGAAAAACCTGTAGTTCAAAGTGAAATTGTTGAAAAACAAGAAAAAGAAGTCGTATTAATGAATGAAAAGGCAGCATCATCTTTTAACAGTGATCAAATAAATGCTGCTACGAGTAATGTTTCTTCGAGGGTGATTGCATCTCCAAGAGCTAAAAAACTTGCCTCTCAAATGGGTGTTGATTTAGCAAAGGTTCATGGATCCGGACCTCACGGAAGGATTCAAGCCGATGATATTTTAAAAGCTAATGGCCAACCAGTCTCTATACCATGGATAGGTGAAGGTGGTTCTCCTGCAAGTATACCTGGTGCAAATTTGGGAGTTGAAAGTAAACCAGAAACTTCAGGAAATAGTTTTGGTAATCCCGGAGAAATAGTTCAATTTAATACTCTTCAAAAAGCGGTAAATAAAAATATGGAATCTAGTTTAGATGTGCCATGTTTTAGGGTGGGTTATTCCATTAACACAGATAAATTAGATAATTTCTACAAAAAAGTAAAACAGAACGGAGTTACTATGACTGCTTTACTAGTAAAGGCAGTTGCAAAGACACTAAAGAAACATCCTCAAGTTAACTCAAGTTTTTCAGAGAATGGAATTTCTTATCCAGAAAATATAAATATTGCTGTTGCTGTTGCGATGGAAGATGGTGGACTAATAACTCCAGTTTTAAAAGAACCATGCAATACTGATTTATTTGAATTGTCTAGGGAATGGAAAGATCTCGTAAAAAGATCAAGATCAAAACAATTAGAACCTGATGAGTACTCTACGGGAACCTTCACTTTATCTAACCTTGGGATGTTTGGAGTTGATAGATTTGACGCAATTCTTCCTCCAGGTACCGGTGCAATTTTAGCCATAGCTTCATCGAAACCAACCGTTGTTGCTAATAGTGATGGTTCAATATCTGTTAAAAAAATAATGCAAGTAAATCTAACAGCTGATCATAGAGTGATCTATGGAGCTGATGGAGCTTCATTCTTAAAAGACTTGGCTTCCCTAATTGAAGATGAGCCAGAGACTCTTGTCTCCTAAATTTAATTGATTTCTCAAATTAATAATGAAGAAAGAGATTATAAGCTTGAAGCTTATGATTATTTACTTGATCCTTCATTAATTGCTAGTAAACCTTCTGCAATTAGGCATGAATCAAGATTGATGATAGTTAGAAATAGTTTTTTAGAAGAAGACTGTTTAACTAATAAATTTACCAAGAATCTTTTAGATGAATTTAGAGAAGGGGATCTTGTAATTGTAAATAATACTAAAGTTATGAAAGCTAGGTTAAAGGTTGAATTAGAAAATAAGACATTAGTCGAATTATTAGTTTTAGAAAGATCCCATGAATGTATTTGGTTATGTCTGGCAAAGCCAGCAAAAAAGTTAAAAATAAATAGAAAATTAAAATTAAAATCTCCATTAGCACAAGATATTAATTTGATTGTTGATGGAGTTGATGAAGAAACTGGAGGGAGATTTATTAAATTTCCGGAAAATATAACTTGTCTCAATTCAATGAATGAACTTCTTGATAAATACGGAGAAATCCCTCTTCCTCCTTATATAAAAAATTCCGAAGAAGAATCTTTTCATGAGAAAAGTTATCAAACTGAGTATGCAACAAATCCGGGGGCAGTTGCTGCACCAACAGCTGGTTTACACTTAAGCAAAAGTCTTATTTCCAATCTAAAAAAAAAAGGCGTAATAATTTTACCGATAACTTTGCACGTGGGTTATGGAACATTCAAACCAATTGATCAAGAAGATTTAAGTAACTTAAAACTTCACAAAGAATGGGTAAGTGTTAATAAGGAAGTAGTGGAGGAAATAAAAAGAATAAAGAAAACAGATAGAAAAATAATTGCTATTGGTACAACTAGCGTAAGAGCTCTTGAAAGTTGTTATTCTCACGAAATTAATGACTTTATTCCCATAGCTAAATACGTAGATTTAGTAATTAAGCCAGGTTATGAATTTAAGGTAGTTGATGGATTATTAACTAATTTTCATCTCCCTAAAAGTTCATTATTACTTTTAGTAAGTGCAATGATTGGTAGAGAAAGATTATTAGATCTGTATAAAAAAGCCATAAAAGAAAAATTTAGATTCTTCTCTTATGGCGATGCGATGTATATTTCACCAGATTCACTACTGGAGAAAAAATAGATTTAGGCTTTGACTGGTTCTTGAATGATTCCGCTTGGAACTTCAGTAAACATAATTGATGATAAATACCTCTCTGCTAAATCAGGTAGAACAACTACAATTGTCTTCCCCGCATATTCATCTTGTTCAGCTAATCTAACAGCGGCAGCAGCGGCAGCCCCACAAGATATTCCTACTAATAGACCCTCCTCTTTAGCTAACCTAAGAGCCATCTCAATTGATTCGTCATTTGTTACTTGTTCGACCTTATCAACAATTGATAAGTCAAGGTTCTTAGGAATAAATCCTGCTCCAATTCCTTGGATTTTATGTGGTCCGGATTTAACCTCTTCTCCATTCATTGTCTGTGTAATAACAGGACTGTGTGATGGTTCTACTGCTACAGAAGTAATATTCTTACCCTTCTCTTGCTTAATGTATCTTGAAACTCCTGTAATTGTGCCGCCAGTTCCAACCCCTGCAACTAGGACATCAATTTCACCATCGCAATCATCCCAGATTTCTGGCCCAGTAGTTTTGAAATGAATTTCAGGGTTTGCTGGATTATCAAATTGACCTGGCATGAAATATTGAGAAGGATTACTTTCTGCAATTTCTTTAGCCTTAGCTATTGCTCCAGGCATACCTTTAGATGCCTCTGTTAAAACAATTTCAGCACCCAACACTGCCATAACCCTTCTTCTTTCAATTGACATGGATTCTGGCATTGTAAGGATTAGTTTATAACCTCTTGCTGAAGCAGTAAAAGCTAGAGCTATGCCTGTATTTCCAGAAGTTGGCTCAACAATAGTTTTGTCTTTTGTAAGTTTCCCACTTTTCTCGGCATCCCAGATCATGTTTGCGCCGATCCTACATTTGACACTATAAGCGGGGTTTCTACCTTCAATTTTTGCAAGTACTGTAGCTTTCGCGTTTTTAGTAACTGATTTTAATTTTACTAATGGAGTGTTTCCAATAGCAAAACTGTTGTCCTCATAAATTTTTGCCATTTATATATTGAGAAAATATATTTTAATACTAACTATTATTCAGAAAAAGAGTATATAAGTTTCTATACGGTAAATACTAGGAATTTAGAAATTATTTAGTGCTTCAGAAAAGGTTTTCCATAATTGATCTTGGTCTTCTAATCCAACTGATACTCTAATAAGGTGCGAGGGTATACCAAAACTTTCAGCCCAATCCAACTCGTCATAATGAGCTAGTAAAACATAAGGACAAACTAGAGTAAATTTTGTACCTAAACTAGGTCCTTTAGATACTTTTAGAGAATCATAAAAATTTTTAGCTTTGTTCAATCCTCCATTTAATTCAAACGATAATAAGCAGCCGTATCCCCCATTAGAAGTAAGTAAAGAATTAAAATTTGGACAATTTTCAGGATGGAAAATATTTTTAATCTCGCTATGATTCTCTAATCTTTTTTTTAATTCTAAACATGCTTTATTTTGTTCAAAAACTCTTTGATTTACATCTCTACTAACTTTCTCTAGATAAACTATATCTCCATCGGAAAGTATTGGAATATTAATCTCGTTTAATGCATTTCTAAACTGATCAATCCATTTGCTTTTTGGATTTAGTATTAATGATCCGGCAAGAATATCACCACTACCTGAAAAAATTTTTGTAAGTGAAGTAAAAACTATATCTGCATGTTCTGTGGAATTTATATTTAAATTCGAACCAATTGTATCGTCAACAATTAAAGGAATATTTAGCTTTTTTGCAATTTTTGAAATTTTTTTAATGTTTACACATTTGAGCATTGGATTACTTGGAAGTTCAATAATTAATGCTGATGGATTTATTCTTTTGATTTCTAATTCAATATCCGCGCAATTTTCTTCTGTAATTAACTTTGCTCCGTGAAAGATTTTCATTGGTAATTTAAGTACATCTACATATGGAAAACCAACTTGGAGTGTTGGTTTAGCTGGAAATAATTTATATATGATTTCTAATGATGTATGCAATGCAGACATTCCAGATGAAGTTAAGTGAATATCATTAGAGTCAATTTTTGTAGATTTAGAAATTCTATTTTTTATTATTTGAGAACATTCATTTACGTAAGATTTTGGAGGGCAATCTTCAAGACCTAGTTCTATAGCGGCAGCTCTTGAAGATAGACCAAGACCAGTATGTTGCCAAAAATATTTTGCATAAATACTTCCTTCTTTTTCAGTTATTAAGAAAGCTA includes the following:
- a CDS encoding PLP-dependent transferase → MRDLLKKPIWKNLELGYAIPDSIHAVSVALPTWNDVINYEEKDQECINLLKSIYPRFGLNPIVKRLCEKVKKQNYYNNKSIWPYPNERIAFKAKKYIDRNTSEQFSLIEKRNNLAFLITEKEGSIYAKYFWQHTGLGLSSRAAAIELGLEDCPPKSYVNECSQIIKNRISKSTKIDSNDIHLTSSGMSALHTSLEIIYKLFPAKPTLQVGFPYVDVLKLPMKIFHGAKLITEENCADIELEIKRINPSALIIELPSNPMLKCVNIKKISKIAKKLNIPLIVDDTIGSNLNINSTEHADIVFTSLTKIFSGSGDILAGSLILNPKSKWIDQFRNALNEINIPILSDGDIVYLEKVSRDVNQRVFEQNKACLELKKRLENHSEIKNIFHPENCPNFNSLLTSNGGYGCLLSFELNGGLNKAKNFYDSLKVSKGPSLGTKFTLVCPYVLLAHYDELDWAESFGIPSHLIRVSVGLEDQDQLWKTFSEALNNF